In the Heteronotia binoei isolate CCM8104 ecotype False Entrance Well chromosome 13, APGP_CSIRO_Hbin_v1, whole genome shotgun sequence genome, one interval contains:
- the LOC132581606 gene encoding oxidoreductase HTATIP2-like, with protein MAVPKPEELKKLRESFQAKKQACFILGASGETGKELLAEILRQKIFSTVTLIGRRKLDLEEPLYSSVKQEVVDFEKLDEFAAAFQGHEVGFCCMGTTRSKAGAAGFVRVDRDYVLHSAELAKAGGCRHFVLQSTKGADASSSFLYLRVKGEVESRIKTVGFDRYSIFRPAVLLCDRQESRPAEWVTRKVLGAVAYVCPTLYSIPTVTVGRAMVNNVVMPGRDNQKVEILENADIHALGNIK; from the exons ATGGCTGTCCCCAAGCCAGAAGAACTGAAGAAACTCCGGGAATCTTTCCAGGCCAAGAAACAAGCGTGTTTCATATTGGGTGCCTCGGGTGAAACTGGGAAGGAACTGCTGGCTGAAATCTTGAGGCAGAAAATATTCTCCACGGTGACGCTCATTGGCCGGCGAAAGCTGGATTTGGAAGAGCCACTGTACAGCAGTGTG AAGCAAGAAGTTGTTGACTTTGAGAAACTGGACGAGTTTGCCGCTGCTTTCCAAGGCCACGAGGTTGGATTCTGCTGCATGGGCACGACCAGAAGCAAAGCTGGAGCG GCTGGCTTTGTGCGGGTCGACCGGGATTATGTTCTGCACTCTGCAGAATTAGCCAAAGCTGGTGGGTGCCGCCACTTTGTCCTACAGTCAACAAAGGGTGCAGATGCCTCCAGCTCTTTCCTTTACCTTCGAGTTAAG GGCGAAGTGGAGTCCAGGATCAAAACAGTTGGATTTGACCGCTACTCCATATTTAGACCAGC AGTGCTGCTGTGTGATCGTCAGGAGTCTCGTCCTGCCGAGTGGGTAACCAGAAAAGTCCTTGGAGCAGTCGCTTATGTCTGCCCCACATTGTACTCCATCCCTACGGTGACTGTGGGTCGAGCAATGGTGAACAATGTAGTGATGCCTGGACGTGATAACCAGAAGGTGGAAATTCTGGAGAATGCAGACATACATGCTCTGGGAAATATTAAATAG